One genomic segment of Salmo trutta chromosome 8, fSalTru1.1, whole genome shotgun sequence includes these proteins:
- the LOC115198885 gene encoding uncharacterized protein LOC115198885 gives MDLLLLSSGGLRRTRQDYRLSLAQFFERQGRDLCSWPKVLEELPWHLEQSEARRELHTFFIEPQTVEHLSTTWRQSPQLRMDVVRYWTLLILRGYDPYTSYQSLLGKGSHPRTLIQSGRWAFLPATHTEQREVHSNRAFMTEAQSVGNEEGCQWDPGVKGRVELLVSELLLCLNRNGEAEQIPLQAQNSLTQASEQDRNGESVMLLLTVRQTLAELYGDGPAQRGRDIL, from the exons ATGGACCTCCTCctgctga GTTCAGGGGGGTTGaggaggaccagacaggactaccGTCTCAGCCTGGCCCAGTTCTTCGAAAGGCAGGGCAGGGATCTCTGTAGCTGGCCTAAGGTCCTGGAGGAGCTCCCCTGGCACCTGGAGCAGAGTGAGGCCAGGAGGGAGCTACACACCTTCTTCATAGAGCCACA AACTGTAGAGCACCTGTCTACAACTTGGAGACAGTCTCCTCAGCTGAGAATGGATGTTGTCAGGTACTGGACTCTCCTGATCCTCAGAGGTTATGACCCCTACACCTCGTACCAGAGCCTGCTGGGAAAGGGAAGCCACCCTCGTACTCTTATCCAATCAGGGCGATGGGCATTCCTTCCTGCTACACATACAG AGCAGAGAGAGGTACACAGCAACAGGGCCTTCATGACTGAGGCCCAAAGTGTCGGCAACG AAGAGGGTTGTCAGTGGgatccaggtgtgaaagggagAGTGGAGTTGTTGGTCTCTGAGTTGCTGCTCTGTCTGAACAGGAATGGGGAAGCAGAGCAGATCCCACTGCAGGCTCAGAACAGCCTCACACAG GCTAGTGAGCAGGACAGAAACGGGGAGAGTGTGATGTTACTGCTGACAGTGCGGCAGACTTTGGCTGAGCTCTATGGAGACGGACCAgcacagagaggcagagacataCTGTAG
- the LOC115198886 gene encoding gelsolin — translation MAYHPEFKRAGKKSGLQVWRVESLDLVAVPESLHGGFYSGDAYLVLNTIKQRSGHLQYDLHFWQGDDCTQDESGAAAIFTIQMDDYLGGKPIQYREVQGYESRTFSGYFKTGLKYMKGGVASGFKHVVSNEVKVQRVLQVRGRRVVRATEVAVSWDSFNQGDIFILDLGNEIYQWCGSKANNFEKLKATQVSKDIRDNERCGRAELYVCDEGAECKKMLEILGPKPELPEANADDTNTDVSNRKLAKLYKVSNASGDMGIDMVASENPFSQNALESSDCFILDNGPNGMIFVWKGKDANKEERSAVMSAAEQFITKMGYPKHTQVQILPENGETPLFKQFFKIWRDADHTVGLGTAYVSNKIAKIKKVPFDASTLHHSGAMAAQHGMVDEGNGEKQIWRIEGADKVPVEPSTYGRFYGGDSYIILYNYQHGGRNGQVIYMWQGVDSSQDEIGASAILAAQLDDELGGGAVQVRVIQGKEPAHLMSLFGGQPMVVHQGGTSREGGQAQAADTQLFQVRSNPAGCTRAVEVDVAASNLNSNDVFVLVTPASSFIWVGKGTSDSEKHGAQKLSDLLGVSASELAEGEEADDFWDALGGKADYRTSARLKNKMDVHPPRLFACSNKTGQFVIEEVPGEMTQEDLAPDDVMLLDTWEQIFVWIGGEAHAEEKAEGIASAIRYIETDPTKRDSSTPIVKLQQGHEPPTFTGWFLGWDHEYWSSNPMERAMVGLRV, via the exons ATGGCGTACCACCCTGAGTTTAAGAGGGCCGGGAAGAAGTCTGGCCTCCAGGTGTGGAGAGTTGAGAGTCTGGACCTGGTGGCCGTGCCAGAGAGTCTGCACGGCGGGTTCTACTCAGGGGACGCATACCTTGTTCTTAATACCATCAAGCAACGTTCTGGGCATCTACAGTATGACCTTCACTTCTGGCAAG GAGATGACTGTACACAAGATGAGAGTGGAGCAGCAGCCATTTTTACCATCCAAATGGATGACTACCTGGGTGGCAAACCTATTCAGTACCGTGAGGTGCAGGGTTACGAGTCAAGAACATTTTCAGGCTACTTCAAAACGGGACTGAAGTACATG AAAGGGGGTGTGGCTTCAGGGTTCAAGCACGTGGTGTCCAATGAGGTTAAGGTGCAGCGTGTGCTCCAGGTCAGGGGTCGGCGTGTGGTTCGAGCCACAGAGGTAGCAGTCAGTTGGGACAGCTTCAACCAGGGAGACATTTTTATCCTCGACCTGGGCAAC GAGATTTATCAATGGTGTGGTTCCAAGGCCAATAACTTTGAGAAGCTGAAGGCCACTCAGGTGTCAAAGGATATCCGTGACAATGAACGATGTGGGCGGGCTGAGTTGTACGTATGTGACGAGGGGGCAGAATGTAAGAAGATGCTGGAG ATTCTTGGACCCAAACCCGAGTTGCCTGAGGCAAATGCAGATGACACAAATACAGATGTGTCCAATAGGAAGCTGGCAAAATTATACAAG GTGTCTAATGCCAGTGGGGATATGGGCATTGATATGGTAGCATCGGAGAACCCGTTTTCACAGAATGCCCTGGAGTCAAGTGACTGCTTTATCTTGGACAATGGCCCCAATGGCATGATCTTTGTCTGGAAAG GAAAGGATGCTAACAAAGAGGAGAGAAGTGCGGTGATGAGTGCTGCCGAACAGTTTATCACAAAGATGGGCTACCCGAAACACACCCAGGTCCAGATCCTACCTGAGAATGGGGAGACCCCTCTGTTCAAGCAGTTCTTCAAAATCTGGCGTGACGCGGACCATACAGTGGGGTTGGGAACCGCCTACGTGTCCAACAAAATCGCCAAGATCAAGAAGGTTCCCTTCGATGCCTCCACTCTCCATCACTCGGGCGCCATGGCGGCTCAGCATGGGATGGTGGACGAGGGGAATGGAGAGAAGCAG ATCTGGCGTATTGAGGGAGCTGACAAGGTGCCTGTGGAGCCCTCCACTTATGGACGATTCTATGGGGGAGACAGCTACATCATCCTCTACAACTACCAGCATGGAGGGCGTAACGGACAGGTCATCTACATGTG GCAAGGAGTGGATTCTAGCCAGGATGAAATAGGCGCCTCGGCCATCTTGGCTGCTCAGCTGGATGACGAGTTGGGAGGAGGGGCAGTACAG GTGCGGGTGATTCAGGGTAAGGAGCCCGCCCACCTCATGAGTCTTTTCGGGGGGCAGCCAATGGTAGTGCACCAGGGTGGTACCTCCAGAGAGGGTGGCCAGGCCCAGGCTGCAGACACACAGCTGTTCCAGGTGAGGTCCAACCCTGCTGGCTGCACACGTGCCGTAGAG GTTGATGTTGCTGCCTCAAATCTGAACTCCAACGATGTCTTTGTGCTGGTGACCCCGGCATCCTCCTTCATATGGGTGGGAAAGGGGACAAGTGACAGTGAGAAGCATGGAGCTCAAAAGCTAAGTGACCTTCTAGGGGTCTCGGCCTCAGAGCTGGCCGAGGGTGAAGAAGCAG aTGACTTTTGGGATGCTCTGGGAGGTAAAGCGGACTACCGTACCTCAGCCAGACTGAAAAACAAAATGGACGTTCATCCACCACGCCTGTTTGCCTGCTCCAACAAAACTGGCCAGTTCGTT ATTGAAGAGGTGCCTGGGGAGATGACACAAGAAGACCTGGCCCCAGATGATGTCATGCTCTTGGACACCTGGGAACAG ATATTTGTTTGGATCGGAGGTGAAGCTCATGCGGAGGAGAAGGCAGAGGGTATAGCCTCAG CCATTCGTTACATAGAGACAGACCCTACCAAGCGGGACAGCAGTACGCCCATAGTGAAGTTACAGCAAGGTCATGAGCCTCCCACGTTCACTGGCTGGTTCTTGGGCTGGGATCATGAGTACTGGAGCAGTAATCCCATGGAACGGGCCATGGTTGGGCTCCGTGTCTGA
- the LOC115198887 gene encoding transcription termination factor 1-like, whose protein sequence is MFDGSNYKGRFTEEELHTLKKLQTLHGNKWATISALTGRSESALEKRFAQMSTNKGAWTEEELRRLMEAVRKHLVGQAEPGSGPATIRKDKLYNNIPWTDVCQTVEKRHWSQCRIKWLGVLKHKMAYGQPVFSGGTKSLQGKVDLIKVLNAMQVEDFADIDWEEIAHTIGDVTPRYVQAHYYRLKVANVPLWQSMSCCEIIDFLNSRVLPNFEERLKVLIKSGEVVSRNDPQELFLLFDNEDGDYYSEVQNS, encoded by the exons ATGTTTGATGGCAGCAACTACAAGGGCAG GTTCACCGAAGAAGAACTTCACACTTTGAAAAAACTGCAGACGTTGCACGGCAACAAGTGGGCGACGATCTCAGCGTTGACTGGCCGAAGCGAATCGGCCCTAGAGAAACGTTTTGCTCAAATGT CCACAAACAAAGGTGCGTGGACCGAGGAAGAACTGAGAAGACTAATGGAAGCTGTGCGGAAGCACCTGGTGGGACAGGCAGAGCCTGGCAGTGGACCGGCCACCATCAGGAAAGACAAACTGTACAACAACATTCCCTGGACAGATGTGTGCCAGACGGTTGAAAAGCGCCACTGGTCCCAGTGTCGAATAAAATG GTTGGGTGTTTTGAAGCACAAAATGGCATATGGACAACCAGTATTCAGTGGAGGCACGAAATCATTACAGGGCAAAGTGGATTTGATCAAAGT CTTGAATGCAATGCAGGTGGAAGATTTTGCAGATATCGACTGGGAAGAAATTGCTCACACAATTGG GGATGTTACGCCGCGCTATGTACAGGCACACTACTACAGGCTAAAGGTAGCCAACGTTCCGTTGTGGCAGAGCATGTCCTGCTGTG AGATTATTGACTTCCTCAACAGTAGAGTTCTCCCCAATTTTGAAGAGCGCCTCAAAGTTCTGATCAAATCAGGAGAGGTGGTGTCCAGAAATGATCCTCAAGAGCTCTTCCTGCTCTTTGATAATGAGGACGGTGACTACTACAGCGAGGTTCAGAACAGCTGA